A region from the Drosophila takahashii strain IR98-3 E-12201 chromosome 2L, DtakHiC1v2, whole genome shotgun sequence genome encodes:
- the Mal-B1 gene encoding maltase 1, which translates to MGVLKIAFVLSVGLVAVLANKHQAKEQDAKYNWWQHEVFYQIYPRSFQDSNGDGIGDLQGITSRLQYFKDTGITAVWLSPIYESPMVDFGYDISNYTNIQPEYGTLEDFDALIARANELGVKVILDFVPNHSSNKHPWFIKSVAREPGFEDFYVWEDGVLLENGTRVPPNNWLSVFSGSAWMWNEERQQFYLRQFTYGQPDLNYRNPAVIQAMDDVMLFWLNKGIAGFRIDAIIYIYEDAQLRDEPLSGTTDDATNEAYLEHIYTRNQPEDYGLLQHWRELLDNYTASHEGPLRIMMTEGYASVSQLMEYYEDANGVQGPEFPFNFDFITELNANSTAADFVFYISRWLIYMPHGHVANWVMGNHDNPRVASRFGEQAVDAMNMLLMTLPGIAITYNGEELGMTDYRDISWADTVDQPACNAGIDNYKWVSRDPERTPMQWNSDLNAGFSTANSTWLPVNPNYRELNLRNQQQARRSHYKIYQTLLKLRQLPVLKNGSFVPEVVNRRVFAFKRELKGEYTLLTIVNVKNRTEVVDIGDFIDQPNRLAALVVGVDSQHRVGDRLKAEAIELAPYEGLVIQLNKRK; encoded by the exons ATGGGTGTATTGAAAATAGCTTTCGTTTTGAGTGTGGGTCTAGTTGCCGTTTTGGCCAACAAGCACCAGGCGAAGGAGCAGGATGCCAAGTACAATTGGTGGCAGCACGAGGTGTTCTACCAGATCTATCCGAGATCCTTTCAGGACAGTAACGGTGATGGAATTGGCGATCTTCAGGGTATCACATCCAGATTGCAGTATTTCAAGGATACGGGCATCACTGCCGTATGGCTGAGTCCCATCTACGAGTCGCCCATGGTGGACTTTGGATACGATATATCGAACTATACGAATATTCAGCCGGAATACGGCACCCTTGAGGACTTTGACGCCCTGATAGCCAGGGCCAATGAGCTGGGCGTGAAGGTCATTCTGGACTTTGTGCCCAATCACAGCTCTAACAAGCATCCCTGGTTCATCAAGTCGGTGGCTAGAGAGCCGGGTTTCGAGGATTTCTATGTGTGGGAGGATGGAGTGCTCCTGGAGAATGGAACTCGTGTGCCGCCCAACAACTGGCTGTCCGTCTTCTCCGGATCCGCCTGGATGTGGAACGAGGAAAGGCAGCAGTTTTACCTAAGGCAATTCACCTACGGACAACCTGATCTTAACTACCGAAATCCTGCTGTAATTCAAGCCATGGACGATGTGATGCTCTTCTGGTTAAACAAGGGAATTGCCGGTTTTCGCATCGATGccattatttacatttacgaGGATGCCCAACTGAGGGACGAGCCTCTTAGTGGAACAACCGATGATGCGACCAATGAGGCTTATTTGGAACACATCTATACCAGAAATCAACCCGAGGACTACGGTCTTCTCCAGCATTGGCGGGAGCTCCTGGATAATTACACAGCCAGCCATGAGGGACCGCTGAGGATAATGATGACCGAGGGCTATGCCTCAGTGTCCCAACTGATGGAGTACTACGAGGACGCGAATGGAGTCCAGGGTCCCGAGTTTCCCTTCAACTTTGACTTCATCACCGAACTGAATGCCAATTCGACAGCTGCGGACTTTGTCTTCTACATCTCCAGGTGGCTCATCTATATGCCACATGGTCATGTGGCCAACTGGGTGATGGGCAATCACGATAATCCCCGAGTGGCCTCGCGATTCGGTGAGCAGGCTGTGGATGCTATGAACATGCTGCTGATGACACTGCCAGGAATTGCTATAACCTACAAT GGTGAAGAATTGGGTATGACGGACTACAGAGACATCAGTTGGGCCGATACTGTGGATCAGCCAGCCTGCAATGCTGGAATCGATAACTACAAGTGGGTCTCTCGAGATCCCGAGCGTACGCCCATGCAATGGAATAGTGATCTCAATGCGGGATTCTCCACAGCGAATTCAACTTGGCTTCCCGTGAATCCCAACTATAGGGAGCTCAATCTTCGCAATCAGCAGCAGGCAAGGCGAAGTCACTACAAGATCTATCAGACGCTTCTGAAGCTCAGACAGTTGCCCGTTCTGAAGAACGGATCCTTTGTCCCGGAAGTGGTGAATCGCAGGGTTTTCGCTTTCAAGCG AGAGCTCAAGGGCGAGTACACTCTGCTGACCATCGTGAACGTTAAGAATCGCACAGAAGTAGTGGATATCGGGGACTTTATAGATCAACCCAATCGCTTGGCGGCCCTTGTGGTGGGAGTGGACTCGCAACACCGGGTGGGTGATCGACTCAAGGCCGAGGCCATCGAATTGGCCCCCTACGAGGGATTAGTTATTCAGCTGAACAAGCGAAAGTAA